CTAATCTTATCTCATTCCTCTTCTGCCAAATCattttgctcctgggaatgaactgttgaTCTGTAGcctgttcatctgcagagcacaaaggaattgataatattaggggaaaagtgtggtattggatattttgaatattggccacaaacagggaagggaaagaggagaaaatgggtttacatttaagcataaccccccaccccactatccctactctgcccccagtgacgcaattaagtgagaacagtgcttctggagataacagagtctttgcaaaagacacaggaagcagtagtgccaagaaaatttccaaatatacaaaagatgtcccagtcaatcccaattcctacaattactgtctgtcttctgggaatactgccttgctgtcatgccctgtgcagctggaagaagcttggtgaattcagcagcatccagtggaaaatcatttgtttgcctggggtatttttattctttttacctaCATTATAGAAGGGagtgtgcctttgtgcagcaacagggagagtgagtgtggaaccaaatcaacttccaacacaatgggccaacctccaaagagtccaaatttttctgcagcttcctttaagagcattagttccctaccagtttgcattattcccatttatgctcAAGAGGAATGCATTTGGGATTTTAGACTGCTGCTCAGTATGGTAGCAGCCATAACCTGCCATGGGCTATTGAAAACAAGGAGTTGGCATCACTGAACCTCtggcctgtttccttctgtaagttcggaaaggtttgcccaagccttggttgcagtgatcctggttataagttgtgttttaaacaggtaatttcctattttacattctaaagatccatggggtttctttatgcctttgtaGGGGATGGAAACGCAGAAGGATGAACACCCATCTGTCgagaagcctgtgaagaagaggagcgatggctcgaagaagccccaggccacattgccttctagtaaacggtactgagcactttagttagatgtgacaaagcacgtggcaagctttacatgtctcttcctcaggaaaatctttctggtggagatgacctgtgccagagattgtttcctttccctacaaatgctctatcataaaaaatgtctccttctgcattacgctgaacacaacttctctggaagggtttccacaaaaaatgggcgacaaaaagacacccattggttgcagctcagaagatccagtgcagtggcaaggacagtgctgtggaggctgtgagagggccatgtctccgctgcctcacttgggacaagtaaattcaagcagggtttttttcctctgagagcagtctttttcagatgggtgttttgatgagaagtcccagtctagaagcaagatgccgttccccaaaatagcacttcccatgcatgtggtttggccttcctgagtcatggttttcttaccctcagacagtaccaagatgagtagtaagtagcaagccagttcctgagcaactTTGGTCAACAGGTGTCTCAATGTGGACGTTTTGTCTtgacattcctgtccttcatactgtttgcttgatggacagcatgtttggtttatttccccctgtgctgcaatcagcatttgagacaggaatttggtccttgctgtctcttcctgccagtgggagagctacttgtacctgttgtcctctgataacagaggggatttatttagctctgtcatgctcagcgctggcaggagagtgaccacatgcctcagtagcgtagtcaggatcttcccatgctcaagagagttgttcccagtgggtttgttaagctgtggatctagtctctagggaagcaatcatgtgagcgtagtgctgggatgtctggcttctgtttttatccctcttacggattttctggatccttcagatatgcccctatccatctgttcagatgcatctgagctacttttccagattgtcatgcctgctgtagagacacttctccagagggatgagTTTCCTTATTAGAAGACGCACACCTCCCTTACGATGAGGCATTTAAACATGGAAGTAGCAtctctctttcctcacaaagcagtgcgacatgtgtacctgggaagccgtctggagagaagtgagatgcatctcatccttggttttcctgagtaagCACTGGTGAGAATGTTGCTTGCAGATTGTCTCCTGTAATGATTGTCATGAGGTCTCCCGTTGTTTttcagatcaggattttctagcttgaaatcacatcattaggaaacctctccaagatgttctgctcacaattaactgaaggtatgatcaccaacaggtccgcatttggttttattttccagggTGAAGTCTACCTCTGATGGACGCCGCCTACGCCGCCCAAAAGCCCAGGTCACGTTACCTCCGGCTGTGGAAGAAACGGAGCCGCTCCAGAAGCTGTACaatctcctggaagccaaggagtttaagacacggatggaaggagtggcactcctcctagacctgtgcaaaagcagcccccagctcgtcTCCACTAACACTGTCCAAGTATGTAGGGTGTCTTCATTGTTCCTTTCCttcagctcctttcccaagcctgtagcaggcaagttaattcagtgtgtcttggcactacatcctggctgtgtgggacaggctgctgcctcttaccctgaaatatttaattcaggtccacgcttcaggacaagttctttcagtccagatgtatttgtctggcaggtgcctattgatgctgttcatcagatgaggacagagttttctgctggtgtaacttctgctgtctcctactcccacttgggttaagtgaagggaaTCCAGCCACTGAAAGCGTGGCAATTATTCtctagacaaaaaaatgggtttggatggggaagagaaatatcaggctgggcaggtttaaaccaattttttttgaaaggataCTTCTGTAAACTCCGACTTGTCTTGCACAGGCACAACTCTGGTTACTCGTTTCCATCGGCATCCCTAGTCCTCTTGGTAAAGACGGTGCTCACCCTTCTTGGGGgggtcttttttctctttggaaaaggagggaaatggctagggacagatctcttccttctcctcccagtagctgctttttccctttgtccagaaaatggtgcctgATAATGTGGCTGTCAAGGGACTGAACCTGCTCTAATGAGAGTGGTCcagcacattaaatttcagaagtctaccTGCTGGGTAGACAATTGGTCTGGATCCTGGAAGAGTtgatcagagccctgcacttctccagacacaggttctgagacagatggaacaaaacctggatctcctccagccataGTTTTGGCAAAATCGTAACTGCCCTCAGAACTTGAGGCAACTGTGTAGAAAAAGGGGCATTGTAAATATCTGGTTGCATACTTCGAAAGCAAAGATACCATTTTGCATcaataaatgggatgaatttaatgactgaaatgtggagagaaacaccataggaactatcctgtccccacccaaagctcttcaaaatatatgaaaatctttcaaccAGCATGAGGTTGCGCAACCATTCCAGTGAGTggcccacaggaaaacagggaaattgtgcaagcaagtgctgacctgacaggaaggatcactttcatcttttacattgctgagtgctcacttctgcgtcccttcctcaaacaaggacattttaatccagctttcatgttgtttgttctcttcacagatttttgattattttgtcccGAGACTTGGTGATACgcacaagaaagtgaagcagaaggcgCTGGACGTGCTGGCTGAAATCGTAGGCATCCTGAAAGATGGCTTAAACCCGGTGATCATCTGTCTGGttgaaggaataacaaacaaCCTAAACTCAAAGGACCCCGGGGTTTATGCCGCAGCTGTGAAAGCGCTGGAAGAATCCATGGCTCACTTAGgtaaggctgagccctggcatggactctcctcaagtgtgtctctgcctctgcgagtcaagagaacgctgagtgccttgacagctgttgttgtctgtggaaacctccagctgacatccaccagaagctgtgcaggtgcagtccTTACGCACCAGTCCCCCAGCAGGCTTGAATGTGCatcagcatttcccaaaagtcccaggagcccttggctctgtgctgcttgtctgaagaggaagtgctggactacagctttgctggaattcagggccaaagggatttttggagtttgCCTGGGCCCCAGTTGACTTCCCAAATGaatagctttgctgttggcatgaaGGGACAGCGGCgcatcagaacctctgcagagcagcctcctggaaggctccacatcataggcattagcttcattaggacagcaggatcagttctttactgcatgcttgcatgaagatcatttgggacctcctttttgtatctcatgcaggaaaggagctcttaataataccctgctactgaaacccacactggggtgtagctctgtagtggttcccaatgaagcagattgcctgctttgtcactgccagccctgtgaccctgtgagggaccaaacttcatcccacacatgttctgtctccaggaaaagcttgccttggcttattagagTGGTAGGACTCGAGGCTTGCAGGCCAATGCAGGCAACAGTAAATTCAAACATGACCCCCAAAACCGCGACAGATAGgcacaaggaaaaccaaaatacatacgccggtcaagtattgggaaatcagttcattttccagtctctctgccaagatctgatttcacagatgttacagaaCCCCACAGGCTACTGAGGCACTGAGCACTAATAGCTCTTGTATGAGTAACTTGGAGTCTTGTCCCTAGATCCACACAGGTaacctgacaatttaaaaacagcttatccTTCAGGTGGGAACGGAGGTGTGCATTTTGGAGccttctcacccttttccataggggagagagaagatcacctctgcaaagctctgggatgcaaaaccttttcactgcttACGTGTGATTGAAGTCTTGAGGTCcctgatgtgaaatgtttaacatagctcctggtacagcagacaactttggatttaaaaagtgacaggagagcttttcttttggaatttaaaatcctcccaagtaggctggaaggaaagaagaaaaggattcaaaaatcggcaggaatttcctttcttttacaaaatgtagttgcccctgccctttcccaccccactgtcctttctcttatgacctcagaagagagagcagaaatgtgtgtttcccttgtagataaagtatccctgatgaaagagttcagccaccgcaggagtgaactgaagggccaagctctgctggatgtcacGGAGCATCTCTCAGGTATGGCCTCCCCTTCTAAGGCAAGAGGTCTTCcgaggcagaatttacaggGAATGCCAGTGAATAGACACTAGAGTGGCTCCTCCaaatcaggaggtgctgagcttgtccctcctgcccaatacccatggaaggtgtattgggcaggttttccctggctgctgcagaggtgtgcagcatctgagatggGGGCGGCGCTCGGCCTCggggctgagctctcactggggcatctcagaagctgcctccaggaaagggaggggctaaaaattcccaagctggctcctctcttggaagctcagggacagctctgatcctttagggaaaatggtggcaaatgctgtttcaggggatcggtttgttttgtcctcacagaattcttgctttgctcttggaaagttttgaggcggaagcctgcagtgcctgggggtcaCAGCTTAGGTCCAAACTCAGCACACATGTTAGAGGCACGGATTTTGtgcaaggcagcctttgggggcagaggggcagaagcagagtgctgaggctccctgcctgtgctgtggaagtgccattggactgagcatttcagggtgtgcagtcagggtcttcctatgtcagcgctgcccaaaatgctccaaatgcagctgataattgattgctcagaggagcttgctatgtcagcaatagccaagggatggaaaaatgataacctcaatatatactagagaagacagtgtatagccttgctttatttatagccttgctttagcGGGGTCTAAATCCACTGCTAATTAAGCCAGGTCACAAAAACGGagtcatcctttttattagaaatctctcaatttcctctctaaagtgcctttcaaaccttcagcagtgggtttagacaacttctaaatggaaataaacagcaatttgacattttggtcaTTCATCATGCTGGAAACAGATTGTGGAATGATTTAGTAAAGGTGTGAAGTCTGCCACAGGTACAAGGCTCGGATCTGGAGAAATTAGTCCTGAGGGCTtggtggttctgttttggggatgttcagctgctttgcccatttctggatcatggggctctcactgttatttcactgatcttaGCCAGAGAGACTCCCAAAATCACAACTAGAGGTAGATCCTTGTTTGCATTAAGGCTGGTGGTTAAGAAGTTTGTGTCTCTCTTCCGGCAGCGCTTGTGGCATGGGTTTATCCCAGGAGCCCCGAAGTCGTCCAGCGCTacgccctgcccgtgctctggTCCTTCCTGGGGAACAAGGCGCTGCCTGTCCGAAGCGCCAATGTCCGCACTGTGGTCACCAAGCTTGCCTGCGCCCTCTACAAGGTGATGGGCGCCAAGCTGAGGAagcatgctgccagccagcctccgCATGTGCGGGAAAACCTCTCCGACATTTTGGGCTGGTGAAGGCTCAATGACCTGCAGGAagatgacaaagtgctgagttgGACACCTCCGGACGTGACTTCTTAGCTGtgccaaaaaggacagaatgcaaaggaagggtgtgcacctgcccccgctctctccaccccccttcctagtcgtggcatggggtgcctgaagcaacttccaattgaggacaaggtgaaggctgagcatggctcagcctcacaaagaggtaaggcgggagctgggccgctctctggcgggaggaaggctcttgtgccagcctagagagcctgggcacattgccagggaacagttctgccctgcatgtgccccctgcactgagctgtgctgctcccagtgccccgtggagctgtagggctgctcagctgtggggccgggagaggagcaggagggtgcgtgtgcagctgagccattcctggaaagcacaggcctctgggctccctgctgtcccagggcagcccagaggccaggctgttcctgtgctggctctgtgcaagtgggtcagggtgtctccctggtctgcctcaagtggctgctggcaggagcatgtttccctgtgcagctctttagaagtttccagggaatctctcacatgaaatactgtagcttctgatgctttatgttggcattgtggcctctgttatattttgtgtttccattttgcagGACTGACTGGCTACACTCTTGCGAAGAAGTTTACCATGGAatctccctctatgctccttccctccaagccattgcctcccatccagaagagctctccttcttctaacacaaacaaaataagtagcagagagcaggagaatgggaaaaatgtcacCGGCAATGAtgatgacagaagaaaaaagcaggagctgagttcagagagaaaaggacataTGGTAAGGACACCAACCTAAGTCCTGTCTGGTGGATTtccagtttatgtgctgtaggcagagctcggagaccttttgctgtggtgtgaggccagggaagcagctgagcaaagggagagctcagcaggacactgcacttcaggctgtctttgcagtgggtgtgtagtgcaggcttcatgtcctcagcgggtatcaatagcaggggaggtctttgaatggtttctggctctcttgtggctcctgctctgtcttatggctgagaaaacaccaacaggcagtcagagcagctgaagttggccaatcttgtgaaccaatccttctacatttagtaaactacgggtatgtgtgaaccatctctgtgtcttggtggtgttttctgtcagctgtgtccggtttggacggagaaaggtgtttgctggaacaggcagtcctgcaaagtcagttccaggttgtgtcagcttttgagttgtacagccatgcccttgtgcccagttgtctctgatgctatttctagacttcatcagcttctgggcagctttgtgcattctggcacggctttgtccagagggaagggatggcaggtggccatggggagagcagcccagagcccacccccacgattgcctttgcagcagggccaggacctgcagttgttttgggtttgccgtggggtgcaggaggaggcagatgaacaacagctttggtaaacagaatgtccaacccaaggcttgtgtacttgattccagccttgctgagaaagggcccagcgtatccctgagaggaactgatccttccactgaagtttgaacagggcctgatttggctctttagctgtgccagggacaatgggatcctaaggaagggtgtgcatctgcccccgctgcctccaccccgcttgctggacatggcatgggggccctggagcaacttgggcaggcagaggccttccagagagcagcagggcagggagctcagcagaacttcctaaatgccagtgagcctgagatga
The DNA window shown above is from Corvus hawaiiensis isolate bCorHaw1 chromosome 3, bCorHaw1.pri.cur, whole genome shotgun sequence and carries:
- the LOC125323408 gene encoding TOG array regulator of axonemal microtubules protein 2-like isoform X2, whose translation is MKKKGMETQKDEHPSVEKPVKKRSDGSKKPQATLPSSKRVKSTSDGRRLRRPKAQVTLPPAVEETEPLQKLYNLLEAKEFKTRMEGVALLLDLCKSSPQLVSTNTVQIFDYFVPRLGDTHKKVKQKALDVLAEIVGILKDGLNPVIICLVEGITNNLNSKDPGVYAAAVKALEESMAHLALVAWVYPRSPEVVQRYALPVLWSFLGNKALPVRSANVRTVVTKLACALYKVMGAKLRKHAASQPPHVRENLSDILGW
- the LOC125323408 gene encoding uncharacterized protein LOC125323408 isoform X1, which produces MKKKGMETQKDEHPSVEKPVKKRSDGSKKPQATLPSSKRVKSTSDGRRLRRPKAQVTLPPAVEETEPLQKLYNLLEAKEFKTRMEGVALLLDLCKSSPQLVSTNTVQIFDYFVPRLGDTHKKVKQKALDVLAEIVGILKDGLNPVIICLVEGITNNLNSKDPGVYAAAVKALEESMAHLGKAEPWHGLSSSVSLPLRVKRTLSALTAVVVCGNLQLTSTRSCAGAVLTHQSPSRLECASAFPKSPRSPWLCAACLKRKCWTTALLEFRAKGIFGVCLGPS